The proteins below come from a single Microbacterium sp. SLBN-154 genomic window:
- a CDS encoding DUF305 domain-containing protein yields MKTSNRRSVAGMAAAVALTFALTGCVTVSTGEQMGEHGGHDSSSEEAAPMSADARFAMMMIPHHEQAVEMSDMLLAKDDIDERVTSLAERIKAAQGPEIEQMQEWLDAEGIGMGDMDDMGMDGMGHSGMMSEGDMQALDAAEGEDAARLFLEQMIRHHEGAIEMSEDLIEDGEDAEMRALAESIVESQTAEIAEMQALLQEI; encoded by the coding sequence ATGAAGACGTCGAACAGGCGATCCGTCGCCGGTATGGCCGCCGCGGTCGCGTTGACTTTCGCACTGACCGGATGTGTCACGGTATCGACCGGCGAACAGATGGGAGAGCACGGCGGGCACGATTCTTCGAGCGAGGAAGCCGCGCCGATGAGCGCCGACGCGCGGTTCGCGATGATGATGATCCCCCACCACGAGCAGGCGGTGGAGATGAGCGACATGCTCCTGGCGAAGGATGACATCGACGAGCGCGTCACCTCGCTGGCCGAGCGCATCAAGGCTGCGCAGGGTCCGGAGATCGAGCAGATGCAGGAGTGGCTCGACGCCGAGGGCATCGGCATGGGCGACATGGATGACATGGGCATGGACGGCATGGGGCACTCGGGGATGATGTCCGAGGGTGACATGCAGGCTCTCGACGCGGCGGAGGGCGAGGATGCCGCGCGTCTCTTTCTCGAGCAGATGATCAGGCACCACGAGGGCGCGATCGAGATGTCGGAAGACCTGATCGAAGACGGCGAGGATGCCGAGATGCGGGCGCTCGCCGAGTCGATCGTCGAGAGCCAGACCGCCGAGATCGCCGAGATGCAGGCGCTGCTGCAGGAGATCTGA
- a CDS encoding PucR family transcriptional regulator, with translation MDSDAEAALRVIAYFDALTLRSATPEMIVRGTAALAETAAGLRTEDGVEHRFAPDGRRLSSSSDGRRRREQRAGSTTVWLEREDAPAAMDDLILERFALAVRAVGSDRRERTDTVDTALVETALSHREPLEERSLALRRLGLSASAQACVVAIAPAGSVESAGEVGSGILGMLRRSHSARGAMLGGMSAAIVPLAATDPGAAREDFLTSLRSSLAAAPAPVRVGVGGAIGAFDAHRSWAQARLALRFSSPNRLDAAVIDAEQLGALSALSTVDAAVWQRDPRVCALRDFSTTENGRIDLAVLEMYLAHGSLRLAGSALHMHHSSVASRLARVEERLGLDLTNPQDVFDARLGLIALTLLETAGDQAEAPAAAAGDPV, from the coding sequence ATGGATTCCGACGCCGAGGCGGCGCTGCGGGTCATCGCCTACTTCGACGCGCTCACCCTGCGCAGCGCGACACCCGAGATGATCGTGCGCGGCACGGCGGCCCTGGCCGAGACGGCGGCGGGCCTGCGCACCGAAGACGGGGTCGAGCACCGCTTCGCTCCTGACGGGCGCCGACTGTCGTCGTCGTCCGACGGACGCCGCCGTCGTGAGCAGCGTGCGGGTTCGACGACGGTGTGGCTCGAGCGGGAGGACGCGCCCGCGGCGATGGACGACCTCATCCTCGAGCGCTTCGCGCTGGCGGTTCGCGCTGTCGGCTCCGACCGGCGCGAGCGCACCGACACCGTCGATACCGCCCTGGTGGAGACCGCACTCTCGCACCGAGAGCCGCTCGAGGAGCGCAGCCTCGCCCTCCGGCGGCTGGGCTTGTCTGCTTCCGCCCAGGCGTGCGTCGTGGCGATCGCGCCGGCCGGTTCGGTCGAGAGCGCCGGCGAGGTGGGCTCGGGAATCCTGGGGATGCTGCGGCGCAGCCACAGCGCGCGCGGCGCGATGCTCGGCGGTATGTCTGCGGCGATCGTTCCTCTCGCCGCGACCGACCCGGGAGCTGCGCGCGAGGACTTCCTCACTTCGCTGCGTTCCTCGCTGGCGGCCGCGCCTGCGCCGGTGCGCGTGGGAGTCGGCGGAGCGATCGGGGCCTTCGACGCGCATCGCAGCTGGGCGCAGGCCCGCCTCGCCCTGCGCTTCAGTTCACCGAATCGGCTGGATGCCGCGGTGATCGACGCGGAGCAGCTCGGAGCGCTCTCGGCCCTGTCGACGGTGGATGCCGCGGTCTGGCAGCGCGATCCCCGCGTCTGCGCGCTGCGGGACTTCTCCACCACCGAGAACGGGCGGATCGACCTGGCCGTGCTCGAGATGTACTTGGCTCACGGGTCGCTCCGCCTGGCCGGCTCGGCACTCCACATGCATCACAGCAGCGTGGCCTCGCGCCTCGCCCGCGTCGAGGAGCGGCTGGGACTGGATCTCACCAATCCGCAAGACGTGTTCGACGCGCGGCTCGGGCTGATTGCGCTTACCCTGCTCGAGACGGCCGGCGACCAGGCCGAGGCGCCTGCCGCGGCGGCAGGCGACCCGGTCTGA
- a CDS encoding sugar ABC transporter substrate-binding protein has protein sequence MMRSRNADGRVARRTLVPAVLIGAMFFAAGCSVDAAPGAGGGDGPADSGVGDGVSERPSEPFVPSDETGEAPPLDGGLAAAMNVVNVEVFAATSRAMGEAADEAGLAFTETVADNDPARNVDQLRSLQNQGVGAMFVWDVDVAAQRPVVRDIMDTGAAVFTLSSGPSTMPMVANQEQIGEQIAAAVTDYVDTDLGGEANVVIFNLDSLPNIKPRFDAIRDVLAEQEGVEVVADVLWDTGDPDSGFTSMSTVLQANPDIDVVIGPDPVVLSAMSAVEAGGFDVNAMAFFGSDGEPQALEMIAAGGPYKATYAFNFSVVGYAAGVWGADWLEGKTIPSLTIINAVQLDSPEAIEQYNADVADPATAFDERLDTYLQPLGGISYETRQDYWNETNPQ, from the coding sequence ATGATGCGCAGCAGAAACGCCGACGGCCGTGTGGCCCGGCGCACCCTCGTTCCGGCGGTCCTGATCGGCGCGATGTTCTTCGCCGCGGGATGCTCCGTCGATGCCGCTCCCGGGGCGGGAGGCGGTGACGGCCCCGCCGACAGCGGCGTCGGCGACGGCGTCTCGGAGCGCCCGTCCGAACCGTTCGTGCCGAGCGACGAGACCGGTGAGGCGCCGCCGCTCGACGGCGGGCTCGCCGCGGCGATGAACGTGGTGAACGTCGAGGTGTTCGCCGCCACATCGCGCGCCATGGGAGAGGCCGCCGATGAGGCAGGGCTGGCCTTCACCGAGACCGTGGCCGACAACGACCCCGCCCGCAACGTCGATCAGCTCCGGTCCCTGCAGAACCAGGGCGTCGGTGCGATGTTCGTCTGGGATGTGGATGTCGCCGCGCAGCGCCCGGTCGTGAGGGACATCATGGACACCGGCGCAGCCGTCTTCACGCTCTCGAGCGGCCCGTCCACCATGCCGATGGTCGCCAACCAGGAGCAGATCGGCGAGCAGATCGCAGCCGCGGTCACCGACTACGTCGACACCGATCTCGGCGGCGAGGCCAACGTCGTGATCTTCAACCTCGACTCGCTCCCCAACATCAAACCCCGCTTCGACGCGATCCGCGACGTGCTCGCCGAGCAGGAGGGCGTCGAGGTCGTCGCCGACGTGCTGTGGGACACCGGTGACCCCGACTCGGGCTTCACCTCGATGAGCACCGTGCTTCAGGCCAACCCCGACATCGACGTGGTGATCGGCCCCGACCCGGTCGTGCTCAGTGCGATGTCTGCCGTGGAGGCTGGGGGTTTCGATGTGAACGCCATGGCGTTCTTCGGCTCGGACGGTGAGCCGCAGGCGCTGGAGATGATCGCAGCTGGGGGTCCGTACAAGGCCACCTACGCCTTCAACTTCTCGGTCGTCGGGTACGCCGCCGGTGTCTGGGGCGCCGACTGGCTCGAGGGGAAGACGATCCCGTCACTGACGATCATCAACGCCGTGCAGCTGGACAGCCCCGAGGCGATCGAGCAGTACAACGCCGACGTCGCCGACCCCGCGACTGCGTTCGACGAGCGGCTCGACACGTACCTGCAGCCGCTCGGCGGCATCAGCTACGAGACCCGGCAGGACTACTGGAACGAGACGAACCCGCAATGA
- a CDS encoding alkyl/aryl-sulfatase — MIERDAPPADGQDAADADRGLLAELVPGEVRNAAGAVVWDADAYAFLDGEAPDTVHPSLWRQSQLVARQGLFEVVDGIFQVRGLDLSNITFVEGERGVIVIDPLISTETAAAALGLYRSVRGDRPVTAVIYTHSHVDHFGGVKGVTTQAAVDAGEVRVLAPDGFLEHAISENLSAGTAMTRRAAYMYGAVLEKGPRGSVGAGLGQTTSTGTVTLIPPTDLVTRTGEERTIDGVRMVFQLAPGSEAPAEMHLFFPDSRALCIAENATHTLHNVLTIRGALVRDARAWAGYLTEAIALFGDGLEVVFASHHWPTWGRERALQYLGEQRDLYAYLHDQTLRLLNRGLTGIEIAEQLRLPPALERAWHARGYYGSVSHNVKAIYQRYMGWYDGNPARLWRHPPGAEAERYVDAMGGVDAVVDRARSAAAEGDLRWAAQLLDHAVFAGPGHPDARALLADVLEQLGFGSENGTWRNAYLMGAAELRVGSRGTPVSMSADVLSALSPRQFLDALAVQIDGPSAWELDLAIGWIFPDHGEVYRATLRNGVFTAVRDGEGECAVMVSVPRAALGPLAAGDVAGARRAGLGVSGDVALLVQLLGVLERGDSDFSIVVP, encoded by the coding sequence GTGATCGAGCGAGACGCACCCCCCGCCGACGGGCAGGACGCCGCCGACGCCGATCGCGGGTTGCTCGCGGAACTCGTTCCCGGTGAGGTGCGCAACGCGGCGGGCGCGGTGGTGTGGGATGCCGACGCGTACGCGTTTCTCGATGGCGAGGCGCCGGACACGGTGCATCCGAGTCTCTGGCGGCAATCTCAGCTCGTCGCCCGCCAGGGGCTCTTCGAGGTCGTCGACGGGATCTTCCAGGTGCGCGGGCTCGACCTGTCGAACATCACCTTCGTAGAGGGCGAGCGCGGGGTGATCGTCATCGATCCGCTCATCTCGACCGAGACCGCCGCAGCCGCCCTCGGGCTGTATCGCTCGGTGCGCGGCGACCGGCCGGTCACTGCGGTGATCTACACGCACAGCCACGTCGACCACTTCGGCGGGGTGAAGGGCGTCACCACGCAGGCGGCCGTCGACGCGGGCGAGGTGCGGGTGCTCGCGCCCGACGGATTCCTCGAGCACGCGATCTCGGAGAACCTCTCCGCCGGCACGGCGATGACCCGCCGCGCGGCGTACATGTACGGCGCCGTGCTCGAGAAAGGACCGCGCGGAAGCGTCGGCGCGGGGCTCGGGCAGACGACCTCGACCGGCACGGTGACGCTCATCCCGCCCACCGACCTCGTGACCCGGACCGGAGAGGAGCGCACGATCGACGGGGTGAGGATGGTGTTCCAGCTCGCACCCGGTTCGGAAGCGCCCGCCGAGATGCACCTCTTCTTTCCCGACTCCCGGGCGCTCTGCATCGCCGAGAACGCTACGCACACCCTGCACAACGTGCTTACGATCCGCGGGGCGCTCGTGCGCGACGCGCGCGCGTGGGCCGGGTATCTCACCGAGGCGATCGCGCTCTTCGGCGACGGGCTCGAGGTGGTGTTCGCCTCGCACCACTGGCCGACTTGGGGGCGCGAGCGCGCTCTGCAGTATCTCGGCGAGCAGCGCGACCTGTACGCCTATCTGCACGACCAGACCCTCCGCCTACTGAACCGCGGGCTCACGGGAATCGAGATCGCCGAGCAGCTCCGCCTCCCGCCGGCGCTCGAGCGCGCCTGGCATGCCCGCGGGTACTACGGCTCGGTGAGCCACAACGTCAAAGCGATCTACCAGCGGTACATGGGCTGGTACGACGGCAATCCGGCGCGGCTGTGGCGGCATCCGCCCGGGGCCGAGGCCGAGCGGTACGTCGACGCGATGGGCGGGGTCGACGCGGTCGTCGACCGGGCGCGCAGCGCCGCCGCGGAGGGCGACCTGCGGTGGGCCGCGCAGCTGCTCGATCATGCCGTGTTCGCCGGCCCGGGTCATCCCGATGCCCGTGCCCTTCTTGCGGACGTTCTCGAGCAGCTCGGATTCGGCAGCGAGAACGGCACGTGGCGCAACGCGTACCTCATGGGCGCGGCCGAGCTGCGGGTGGGGAGCCGAGGGACGCCGGTGTCGATGTCGGCCGATGTGCTCAGCGCGCTCTCACCGCGGCAGTTCCTCGACGCGCTGGCCGTGCAGATCGACGGGCCCTCCGCGTGGGAGCTCGACCTTGCGATCGGGTGGATCTTCCCCGACCACGGCGAGGTGTACCGCGCCACGCTTCGCAACGGCGTCTTCACCGCGGTGCGCGACGGCGAGGGGGAGTGCGCGGTCATGGTCTCGGTGCCGCGCGCGGCGCTCGGACCGCTGGCGGCGGGGGATGTCGCGGGTGCGCGACGAGCCGGGCTGGGCGTATCGGGCGATGTGGCGCTGCTCGTACAGCTGCTCGGGGTGCTCGAGCGCGGGGACTCCGACTTCAGCATCGTGGTGCCTTAG
- a CDS encoding ABC transporter permease subunit encodes MTSALSAAKSPRVRWRRTTHVGGATGRAGLVVLAAALVVLFATVNPTFISAANITTILVNISGTLIAAIAMARLIIAGQIDLSIGGMMALVAVGGAWVMRETQSFWLGVVATIALGLLLGLANGLLVRILKISPIIVTLALLGVYTGLAFVITQSRPIFELPADIALLGRLRILGVPIIVIVALIVFILGALALTKTVGGVRSYAIGGDARAAGALGVDVPRHLVLLYVYMGGSIGLVALLTYGRLGSASPNLGSGFEIAVITAVILGGVGFSGGIGRPLGVFFGVVTIGILNAGLIFVGISDYWQTVIGGAVLLLALGADQFNEYRRRRSRKAAEDRQGGDREGLVDPAELVAHVPAGDIALSATGLRKAYGAVTAVSEVGFSLRAGQVTCLLGDNGAGKSTVIKMISGLVRPDAGDIELKDVGSIVDRGALERRDLGMETVYQDLAVAPNLGAAYNLTLGREPVKWGWGSLGVFDRSAAIAEARTRLGSLGISLEDYLAPVSALSGGQRQCVAIARTDVDDVKVVILDEPTAALGVRQRSLVLKLARSLADAGAAVLIITHDVESVKLIADRVVVLNLGRVSFDDDADTVGTRDLIHLMAGLPLEAREIDQER; translated from the coding sequence ATGACCTCCGCGCTCTCCGCCGCGAAGAGCCCCCGGGTCCGGTGGCGCCGCACGACGCATGTCGGCGGCGCCACCGGGCGCGCCGGTCTCGTCGTGCTCGCCGCCGCGCTCGTGGTGCTCTTCGCCACCGTGAATCCGACCTTCATCAGCGCGGCCAACATCACCACCATCCTGGTCAACATCTCGGGCACCCTCATCGCTGCCATCGCGATGGCGAGGCTCATCATCGCCGGGCAGATCGATCTGTCGATCGGCGGGATGATGGCGCTCGTCGCCGTCGGTGGCGCGTGGGTCATGCGCGAGACGCAGAGCTTCTGGCTCGGCGTCGTCGCGACGATCGCCCTCGGGCTGCTCCTCGGGCTCGCGAACGGGCTGCTCGTCCGCATCCTGAAGATCTCGCCCATCATCGTCACCCTCGCCCTTCTCGGGGTCTACACCGGGCTGGCGTTCGTCATCACGCAGTCACGGCCGATCTTCGAGCTGCCCGCCGACATCGCGCTCCTCGGGCGTCTGCGCATCCTCGGCGTCCCGATCATCGTGATCGTCGCGCTCATCGTCTTCATCCTGGGCGCTCTCGCGCTGACCAAGACGGTCGGCGGGGTGCGCAGCTATGCCATCGGCGGCGATGCGCGCGCGGCCGGAGCGCTCGGCGTCGACGTGCCGCGCCACCTCGTGCTGCTCTACGTCTACATGGGCGGCTCGATCGGCCTCGTCGCCCTCCTCACCTACGGGCGGCTCGGCAGCGCGAGCCCCAACCTCGGCAGCGGTTTCGAGATCGCGGTGATCACCGCGGTCATCCTGGGTGGCGTCGGCTTCTCGGGCGGCATCGGCCGGCCGCTGGGTGTGTTCTTCGGCGTGGTGACCATCGGAATCCTCAACGCGGGCCTGATCTTCGTCGGCATCTCGGACTACTGGCAGACCGTCATCGGCGGGGCGGTGCTGCTCCTCGCGCTCGGAGCGGATCAGTTCAACGAGTACCGGAGGCGTCGATCGCGCAAGGCGGCAGAAGACCGGCAGGGCGGTGACCGTGAAGGCCTGGTCGATCCCGCCGAACTCGTCGCGCACGTCCCCGCGGGCGACATCGCGCTGTCGGCCACGGGGCTCCGCAAGGCATACGGCGCGGTGACCGCGGTGTCGGAGGTGGGTTTCTCGCTGCGGGCCGGCCAGGTGACCTGCCTGCTGGGCGACAACGGCGCCGGGAAGAGCACGGTCATCAAGATGATCTCGGGGCTCGTGCGACCCGACGCCGGCGACATCGAGCTGAAGGACGTGGGATCGATCGTCGACCGCGGCGCGCTCGAACGCCGCGACCTCGGCATGGAGACGGTCTATCAAGACCTCGCCGTCGCCCCGAACCTGGGCGCCGCCTACAACCTCACCCTCGGGCGCGAACCCGTGAAGTGGGGCTGGGGGAGTCTCGGTGTCTTCGACCGGTCGGCGGCGATCGCCGAGGCCCGGACTCGGCTCGGGTCGCTCGGCATCTCGCTGGAGGACTACCTCGCGCCGGTGTCGGCTCTTTCGGGCGGGCAGCGGCAGTGCGTCGCGATCGCCCGCACCGATGTCGACGACGTCAAGGTCGTCATCCTCGACGAGCCGACCGCCGCGCTGGGAGTGCGCCAGCGTTCGCTTGTGCTGAAGCTCGCACGGTCGCTCGCTGATGCCGGGGCGGCGGTGCTGATCATCACGCACGACGTCGAGTCGGTGAAGCTCATCGCCGACCGGGTCGTCGTGCTGAACCTCGGCCGGGTGTCGTTCGACGACGACGCCGACACGGTGGGCACTCGTGATCTCATCCACCTCATGGCGGGGCTCCCGCTCGAGGCGCGAGAGATCGACCAGGAGCGCTGA
- a CDS encoding alpha/beta hydrolase: MTSDDDVAPPQESAAQEAPSPAAAPAWSRYAMDEEIGAGAVLLADATLNDVDAFRKTWHRISVQSSPALPTDVTESTLELPGPAGAISATVFAPAEAGEALPGILLIHSGAFVGGSTASVRGQAIDLCREVGALVVAVEYRLAPEHPYPAAVDDCDAAWQWLSAPGSGQWLSAPGSGLNVDPARLAIHGTSAGGALAIAVALRARDRGGIAPRLLFLNSPELDDRRSSASMAKFVDTPGFTARDAEISWRLYLGDITPGSDEVPADAAPARAENLRGLPPTYLALMEFDPLRDEGLAFAGKLLADEVPVELHLFPGTFHGSSALAHAEVSRRELDEEVAVLRRALSGGGRS; encoded by the coding sequence ATGACCTCCGACGATGACGTCGCCCCACCGCAGGAGTCCGCCGCGCAGGAGGCGCCTTCGCCGGCGGCCGCGCCGGCCTGGAGCCGCTACGCCATGGATGAGGAGATCGGGGCCGGTGCGGTTCTGCTCGCCGACGCCACCCTCAACGACGTCGACGCCTTCCGCAAGACGTGGCATCGCATCTCCGTCCAGTCATCCCCCGCCCTCCCCACCGATGTGACGGAGTCCACCCTCGAGCTCCCCGGCCCGGCCGGCGCGATCTCGGCGACGGTGTTCGCCCCGGCGGAAGCGGGCGAGGCATTGCCCGGCATCCTGCTCATCCACAGCGGGGCGTTCGTGGGCGGGTCCACCGCCTCCGTCCGCGGTCAGGCCATCGACCTCTGCCGGGAGGTGGGGGCGCTGGTGGTCGCGGTCGAGTACCGGCTTGCGCCCGAGCATCCCTATCCGGCGGCGGTCGATGATTGCGATGCCGCCTGGCAGTGGCTTTCCGCCCCCGGGAGTGGGCAGTGGCTCTCCGCCCCCGGAAGTGGACTGAATGTCGACCCCGCGCGCCTGGCGATCCATGGAACGAGCGCCGGAGGCGCGCTCGCCATCGCGGTCGCGCTGCGAGCCCGCGACCGGGGCGGGATCGCCCCTCGCCTGCTGTTCCTGAATTCGCCCGAGCTGGATGACCGCCGGTCCAGCGCCAGCATGGCGAAGTTCGTCGACACACCGGGGTTCACCGCGCGCGACGCCGAGATCAGCTGGCGCCTCTATCTCGGCGACATCACCCCGGGCTCGGATGAGGTTCCGGCAGACGCGGCACCGGCGCGCGCGGAGAACCTGCGAGGCCTCCCGCCTACCTACCTGGCGCTGATGGAATTCGACCCGCTTCGCGATGAAGGGTTGGCCTTCGCCGGCAAACTGCTCGCCGACGAGGTCCCCGTGGAACTTCACCTCTTCCCTGGCACGTTCCACGGGTCATCCGCTCTCGCGCACGCGGAGGTGTCGCGTCGGGAACTGGACGAGGAGGTGGCCGTGCTCCGCCGCGCCCTGAGTGGCGGCGGGCGGTCGTGA
- a CDS encoding alpha/beta hydrolase, whose translation MTDHEVVDGRDRMLRELADRLDEVPDYRPGDVAALRELMASSMTRRPARAAEVHLIAADGGGERELRVHRPPTGESAGTVLHIHGGGFFMGSARLYDAVCAQLSERTGAVVCAVDYRLAPEHPYPAGLDDCTAAYRALVADPGRFGLGSGPLGIYGESAGAALAAGVVSRVGEERRPDFLALLEPVLDDHLTTASARRFTTTPIWNRGLAEWSWDIYLGDIRYSRPAEAAPAHLPDVSRFPPTLISTRDLDPLRDEGIAFARRLIGVGVPTELRHYPGTFHGAQGVEGSAVAARIVEDAASFVRDHLVARYADGRER comes from the coding sequence ATGACCGACCACGAGGTCGTCGACGGTCGCGATCGGATGCTGCGGGAACTCGCCGACCGGCTCGATGAGGTGCCCGACTACCGCCCGGGCGACGTGGCGGCGCTGCGGGAGCTGATGGCGTCGTCGATGACACGGCGCCCGGCGCGGGCGGCGGAGGTGCACCTGATCGCCGCGGACGGCGGGGGCGAGCGCGAGCTCCGCGTGCACCGGCCGCCCACCGGCGAGTCGGCGGGGACGGTGCTTCACATCCACGGCGGCGGCTTCTTCATGGGAAGCGCGAGGCTCTACGACGCGGTGTGCGCGCAGCTGAGCGAGCGGACGGGCGCCGTGGTGTGCGCCGTCGATTACCGGTTGGCGCCGGAGCACCCCTACCCTGCGGGGCTGGATGACTGCACCGCGGCGTACCGGGCGCTGGTCGCCGACCCCGGCCGGTTCGGCCTCGGCTCCGGGCCGCTCGGCATCTACGGTGAGAGCGCGGGGGCAGCGCTCGCCGCCGGGGTGGTGTCGCGCGTCGGCGAGGAGCGCCGGCCCGACTTCCTGGCGCTTCTCGAACCGGTGCTCGACGATCACCTCACCACGGCCTCCGCCCGGCGGTTCACCACGACGCCGATCTGGAACCGGGGCCTGGCGGAATGGAGCTGGGACATCTACCTCGGCGACATCCGGTACTCCCGTCCCGCCGAGGCGGCGCCCGCGCACCTTCCGGATGTCTCGCGGTTCCCGCCCACGCTGATCTCCACCCGTGATCTCGACCCCCTGCGGGACGAGGGGATCGCATTCGCGCGCCGACTGATCGGCGTAGGGGTGCCGACCGAGCTGAGGCACTATCCCGGCACGTTCCACGGCGCCCAGGGGGTGGAGGGAAGTGCGGTCGCCGCGCGCATCGTGGAGGACGCCGCGTCTTTCGTGCGGGATCATCTCGTCGCGCGGTACGCCGACGGGAGGGAGCGATGA